Proteins from a single region of Desulfolutivibrio sulfoxidireducens:
- a CDS encoding DJ-1/PfpI family protein, whose product MAAKKILMLVGDFVEDYEVMVPFQMLVMVGHEVHAVCPDKKAGQTVRTAVHDFEGDQTYSEKPGHNFALNFDFDAVDPAAYDALVIPGGRAPEYIRLNDRVIEITKHFAAAKKPIAAICHGQQVLVAADVIAGKTCMAYPAVKPDIIKAGASYHEVNATYSNACVDGNLVTAPAWPAHPEWMRAFLTVLGSKIEA is encoded by the coding sequence ATGGCCGCGAAAAAGATTCTCATGCTGGTCGGGGATTTCGTCGAGGACTACGAGGTGATGGTGCCCTTCCAGATGCTCGTCATGGTCGGGCACGAGGTGCATGCCGTGTGCCCGGACAAGAAGGCCGGACAGACCGTGCGCACCGCCGTGCACGATTTCGAGGGGGATCAGACCTACAGCGAAAAGCCCGGGCACAACTTCGCCCTCAACTTCGACTTCGACGCCGTGGACCCGGCCGCCTACGACGCCCTGGTCATCCCCGGCGGCCGGGCCCCGGAATACATCCGCTTGAACGACCGGGTCATCGAGATCACCAAACATTTCGCCGCCGCGAAAAAGCCCATCGCCGCCATCTGCCACGGCCAGCAGGTGCTGGTGGCCGCCGATGTCATCGCCGGCAAAACCTGCATGGCCTATCCGGCGGTCAAGCCGGACATCATAAAGGCCGGGGCCTCCTACCACGAGGTCAACGCCACCTATTCCAACGCCTGCGTGGACGGCAATCTGGTCACGGCCCCGGCCTGGCCCGCCCATCCGGAATGGATGCGCGCGTTCCTCACGGTCCTGGGGTCGAAGATCGAGGCCTAG
- a CDS encoding tetratricopeptide repeat protein, with protein MSGRGVLATVLACAICLSAAIPPVQAAGEKNRAAEDYAEAARALAAGDTAGASKALSRVIESGQTPPALLVTALFSRGAIYHAKGNLDAALADYDRALDLRPDFAEVYVNRGNARYSKGNKAGALSDFDRAVELSPFSALGFNNRGYYHLAEGDPVKATDDFDRALDLSPKSPEILCNRGMARLMRDDPEGAVLDFDAALGVNPKNAMAYRGRGLAYDRLGKKDKAAADLAKSRELDPMLADPPTKGK; from the coding sequence ATGTCCGGACGCGGTGTTCTGGCGACCGTGTTGGCCTGCGCGATATGCCTGAGCGCGGCCATCCCCCCGGTCCAGGCGGCAGGGGAGAAGAACAGGGCGGCCGAGGACTACGCCGAGGCGGCCCGGGCCTTGGCCGCCGGGGATACGGCCGGGGCCTCCAAGGCCCTGTCCCGGGTCATCGAATCCGGCCAGACCCCGCCGGCGCTTCTGGTCACGGCCCTTTTCAGCCGGGGGGCCATCTATCACGCCAAGGGAAACCTGGACGCGGCCCTGGCCGACTATGACCGGGCCCTGGATTTGCGCCCGGATTTCGCCGAGGTCTACGTCAACCGGGGCAACGCCCGGTATTCCAAGGGGAACAAGGCCGGGGCGCTTTCCGACTTCGACCGGGCCGTGGAACTCTCCCCCTTTTCGGCCCTGGGCTTCAACAACCGGGGATATTACCATCTGGCCGAGGGCGATCCGGTCAAGGCCACGGACGATTTCGACCGGGCCCTGGATCTTTCGCCCAAGTCGCCGGAGATCCTGTGCAACCGGGGCATGGCCCGGCTGATGCGCGACGACCCCGAAGGGGCCGTGCTCGATTTCGACGCGGCCTTGGGAGTCAACCCCAAAAACGCCATGGCCTACCGGGGCCGGGGACTGGCCTATGACCGGCTGGGCAAAAAGGACAAGGCGGCGGCCGATCTGGCCAAGTCCAGGGAACTGGACCCGATGCTTGCCGATCCGCCGACAAAAGGCAAGTGA
- a CDS encoding sulfite exporter TauE/SafE family protein, whose amino-acid sequence MFFETAGIEVSPLIPPLTAMVISFFTSMAGVSGAFLLLPFQMSVLGFTNPSVSSTNQLFNIVAIPSGVYRYLREGRMVWPLTWAVIIGTLPGVFLGAWLRVAYLPDPRQFKLFVAVVLGYVGCRMVRDLIFRKKKGPAEAEKRVRTVARHSRGGPGTDRESGGAAFSGVRVIQFCATRIAYEFQGETYRIRTASIFGLSLVVGIVGGVYGIGGGSIIAPFFVSIYGLPVYTVAGAALMGTFVTSVAGVTFYQAIAPLYPNMSVAPDWTLGLLFGLGGMIGMYLGARLQKFVPARVIKWMLVGIIFFTVASYVREYVQ is encoded by the coding sequence ATGTTCTTCGAGACCGCCGGCATCGAGGTGTCCCCGCTGATCCCGCCCCTGACCGCCATGGTCATCTCCTTTTTCACCTCCATGGCCGGGGTGTCCGGGGCGTTTCTGCTCCTTCCCTTTCAGATGTCCGTGCTCGGATTCACCAATCCATCGGTCAGTTCCACAAACCAACTCTTCAATATCGTGGCCATCCCCAGCGGCGTCTACCGCTACCTGCGGGAGGGGCGCATGGTCTGGCCCCTGACCTGGGCGGTGATCATCGGGACCCTGCCCGGGGTGTTTCTCGGGGCCTGGCTGCGGGTGGCCTACCTGCCGGACCCGCGCCAGTTCAAGCTCTTTGTGGCCGTCGTTCTGGGCTATGTCGGCTGCAGGATGGTCCGCGACCTGATTTTTCGGAAAAAGAAAGGTCCGGCCGAGGCCGAAAAGCGGGTCCGGACCGTGGCGCGTCATTCCCGGGGAGGGCCCGGGACGGACCGGGAATCCGGCGGGGCGGCGTTTTCGGGCGTGCGGGTCATCCAGTTTTGCGCCACGCGCATCGCCTACGAGTTCCAGGGAGAGACCTACCGCATCCGTACCGCGAGCATCTTCGGCCTGAGTCTCGTCGTGGGCATTGTGGGCGGGGTGTACGGCATCGGCGGCGGGTCCATCATCGCCCCGTTTTTCGTCTCCATCTACGGGCTGCCGGTGTACACCGTGGCCGGGGCCGCGCTTATGGGCACGTTCGTCACCTCCGTGGCCGGGGTGACCTTTTACCAGGCCATCGCGCCGTTGTATCCGAACATGTCCGTGGCCCCGGACTGGACCCTGGGCCTTCTGTTCGGCCTGGGGGGCATGATCGGCATGTACCTCGGGGCCAGGTTGCAGAAGTTCGTGCCGGCCAGGGTCATCAAGTGGATGCTGGTGGGGATCATCTTTTTCACGGTGGCCTCGTACGTGCGCGAGTATGTCCAGTAG
- a CDS encoding universal stress protein, with protein MKKIIVAVDGSELSDKALDRAIVEATRHGAEVLCVTVVEGLTFLAYKREEIPDAWEHLMREPKKLLAEAARKAEAAGVTIRTLAEAGRPAETIAKLARQEKADEIIVGSRGKNALDNMLLGSVSGRLVQIAPCTIVVVR; from the coding sequence ATGAAAAAGATCATCGTGGCCGTGGACGGATCGGAGCTTTCGGACAAGGCCCTGGACCGGGCCATCGTCGAGGCCACCCGGCACGGGGCGGAGGTCCTGTGCGTCACCGTGGTGGAGGGGCTGACCTTTCTGGCCTACAAGCGGGAGGAAATTCCCGACGCCTGGGAACACCTCATGCGCGAGCCCAAAAAGCTTTTGGCCGAGGCCGCCCGGAAGGCCGAGGCCGCCGGGGTGACCATCCGCACCCTGGCCGAGGCCGGGCGTCCGGCCGAGACCATCGCCAAGCTGGCCAGGCAGGAGAAGGCCGACGAGATCATCGTCGGCAGCCGGGGCAAAAACGCCCTGGACAACATGCTTTTGGGCAGCGTCTCAGGGCGGCTGGTGCAGATCGCGCCCTGCACCATCGTGGTGGTGCGCTAA
- a CDS encoding ABC transporter permease — protein MSTRGTSSFRASWRVQIRVVKALIQRSFISLSGGKGIGFLGVMLEPMLFMLGLTSLFLIRSSTTGFISANISPIAFAVSGYCILWACRFQITKSIAAISSNINLLYHRNVKVLDLLISRAIVQACFITFGFLVILFWVVYLELIPEPNNYLLIFVSWILVQWYGFNLAIFGGTVSAYSNFGNKIVLVVNISHFFITGMFFMVAWIPQEYREMVLWFPMVHATEMMRDGFFGQNVQTYYDPVYVIAINSVVSCLSLCFVQVYKHSEDVYGKG, from the coding sequence ATGAGCACCCGCGGAACCTCCTCGTTCCGGGCCTCCTGGCGGGTGCAGATCCGGGTCGTCAAGGCCCTGATCCAACGGTCCTTCATCTCCCTCTCGGGGGGCAAGGGCATCGGGTTTCTCGGGGTCATGCTTGAGCCCATGCTTTTCATGCTCGGGCTGACCTCCCTGTTCCTGATCCGAAGCTCGACGACGGGATTCATCTCCGCGAACATCTCCCCCATAGCCTTCGCTGTTTCCGGATACTGCATCCTCTGGGCCTGCCGGTTTCAGATCACGAAATCGATCGCGGCCATCTCTTCGAACATCAATCTGCTCTATCACAGGAACGTCAAGGTCCTGGACCTGCTCATTTCCAGGGCTATCGTCCAGGCATGCTTCATCACCTTCGGCTTTCTGGTCATCCTGTTCTGGGTCGTGTATCTGGAATTGATTCCGGAGCCCAACAATTACTTGTTGATTTTCGTGTCCTGGATTCTGGTGCAGTGGTATGGATTCAACCTCGCCATCTTCGGGGGAACCGTCTCCGCCTACAGCAATTTCGGGAACAAGATCGTTTTGGTGGTGAACATATCGCATTTCTTCATCACCGGAATGTTCTTCATGGTGGCCTGGATCCCGCAAGAGTACAGGGAAATGGTCCTGTGGTTTCCGATGGTCCATGCGACAGAGATGATGCGTGATGGTTTTTTCGGACAAAATGTCCAGACGTACTACGATCCGGTGTATGTGATTGCCATAAACAGCGTCGTGTCCTGTCTCAGTCTGTGTTTCGTGCAGGTTTATAAACATTCAGAGGACGTGTATGGTAAGGGTTGA
- a CDS encoding RelA/SpoT family protein, whose amino-acid sequence MIRINEIIDKVSGYMSEADLDIIRKAYVYSATAHAGQTRLSGEPYLSHPLEAANILAELRLDAATVAAGLLHDTVEDTKATVDEIEEDFGEEVADIVDGVTKISQISFESKEEAQAENIRKMILAMAEDIRVVLVKLADRLHNMRTLDFQKPEKRVLIAQETMDIYAPLANRLGLHRVKIELEDLSFKYLKPEIHAQIRDGLNRHHTMGEAYIERVIGQISELLAANDIKGRIFGRKKHFFSIFNKMRQQGLSLDQVHDLIAFRVVVEGLKDCYAVLGLVHSIWKPVPGRFKDYISMPKANMYQSLHTTVIGPDGERIEIQIRTEEMNRLAEEGVAAHWQYKERGKGRFSPKDIDRFTWLRQIMDWQRELKDSREFMATLRIDLFQDEVYVFTPKGQVKEMPEGATPVDFAYLIHTAVGDHCAGAKIDGRLSPLSTALKNGDTVEIITDQNRTPSRDWLKFVKTAKARTRIKHWIRTEERARSIALGKEMLEKQGRKDGVNIQKAIKDGSLRAVAEEMSLGGVEELFSAVGYVRVTAKKIIGRLLPARPEAAARGEAERAEAVAEAAAKNKPSDAIRIQGVDNVLVRYAQCCNPLPGDPIVGYVSRGRGVTIHTHDCPNVQNLEPERLLRVSWEGEKQRPYPARIRILAKNVKGVLGTISLLLAEEGVNIDSGAIHSSVDGTTEILFTVEVTDAGHLYRTIERISKLDMILEVKRQAASGPLGLDAGTGDDASEDGSV is encoded by the coding sequence ATGATCCGCATCAACGAGATCATCGACAAAGTGTCGGGCTACATGTCCGAGGCCGACCTGGATATCATCCGCAAGGCCTACGTGTATTCCGCCACGGCCCACGCCGGCCAGACCCGGCTCTCGGGCGAGCCCTATCTGTCCCATCCCCTGGAGGCGGCCAACATCCTGGCCGAATTGCGCCTGGACGCGGCCACCGTGGCCGCCGGACTTCTGCACGACACGGTGGAGGACACCAAGGCCACGGTGGACGAGATCGAGGAGGACTTCGGGGAGGAAGTGGCCGACATCGTGGACGGGGTGACCAAGATCAGCCAGATCTCCTTCGAATCCAAGGAGGAGGCCCAGGCCGAGAACATCCGCAAGATGATCCTGGCCATGGCCGAGGACATCCGGGTGGTCCTGGTCAAACTGGCCGACCGGCTGCACAACATGCGCACCCTGGACTTCCAGAAGCCCGAGAAGCGGGTCCTGATCGCCCAGGAGACCATGGACATCTACGCCCCCCTGGCCAACCGCCTGGGGCTGCACCGGGTGAAGATCGAGTTGGAGGATTTGAGCTTCAAGTACTTGAAACCCGAGATCCACGCCCAGATCCGCGACGGCCTAAACCGCCACCACACCATGGGCGAGGCCTACATCGAGCGGGTCATCGGGCAGATCTCGGAGCTTTTGGCGGCAAACGACATCAAGGGCCGCATCTTTGGCCGGAAAAAACATTTTTTCAGCATCTTCAACAAGATGCGCCAGCAGGGCCTGTCCCTGGACCAGGTCCACGACCTCATCGCCTTCCGGGTCGTCGTGGAGGGATTGAAGGACTGCTACGCGGTTTTGGGCCTAGTCCACTCCATCTGGAAGCCGGTTCCCGGGAGATTCAAGGACTATATCTCCATGCCCAAGGCCAACATGTACCAAAGCCTGCACACCACAGTCATCGGGCCCGACGGCGAGCGCATCGAGATCCAGATCCGCACCGAGGAGATGAACCGGCTGGCCGAGGAGGGCGTGGCCGCCCACTGGCAGTACAAGGAGCGCGGCAAGGGACGCTTCAGCCCGAAGGACATCGACCGCTTCACCTGGCTTCGACAGATCATGGACTGGCAGCGCGAACTCAAGGACTCGCGCGAGTTCATGGCCACGCTACGCATCGACCTGTTTCAGGACGAGGTCTACGTGTTCACCCCCAAGGGCCAGGTCAAGGAAATGCCCGAGGGGGCCACGCCCGTGGACTTCGCCTACCTGATCCATACGGCCGTGGGCGACCACTGCGCCGGGGCCAAGATCGACGGCCGGCTCTCCCCCCTGTCCACGGCGCTCAAAAACGGGGACACGGTGGAGATCATCACCGACCAAAACCGCACCCCCAGCCGCGACTGGCTCAAGTTCGTCAAGACGGCCAAGGCCCGCACCCGGATCAAGCATTGGATCAGGACCGAGGAACGGGCCAGAAGCATCGCGCTGGGCAAGGAGATGCTGGAAAAACAGGGTCGCAAGGACGGGGTGAACATCCAAAAGGCCATCAAGGACGGAAGCCTGCGGGCCGTGGCCGAGGAGATGTCCCTTGGAGGGGTGGAGGAGCTTTTTTCGGCCGTGGGCTACGTGCGGGTCACGGCCAAAAAGATCATCGGCCGCCTTCTGCCGGCCAGACCCGAGGCCGCGGCCAGGGGCGAGGCCGAGAGGGCCGAGGCTGTGGCCGAGGCCGCGGCCAAGAACAAGCCCTCGGACGCCATCCGCATCCAGGGCGTGGACAACGTGCTGGTGCGCTACGCCCAGTGCTGCAATCCCCTGCCCGGGGACCCCATCGTGGGCTACGTGAGCCGCGGCCGGGGGGTGACCATCCACACCCACGACTGTCCCAACGTCCAGAACCTGGAACCGGAGCGGCTGTTGCGGGTGAGCTGGGAGGGCGAGAAACAAAGACCCTATCCGGCGCGCATCCGCATCCTGGCCAAGAACGTCAAGGGCGTTTTGGGCACGATATCGCTGCTTCTGGCCGAGGAGGGGGTGAACATCGATTCCGGGGCCATCCATTCCAGCGTCGACGGCACCACGGAGATCCTTTTTACCGTGGAGGTCACGGACGCGGGGCATCTCTACCGGACCATCGAGCGCATAAGCAAGCTGGACATGATCCTCGAGGTCAAACGCCAGGCCGCCTCCGGACCCTTGGGACTCGATGCCGGCACGGGTGACGACGCGTCCGAGGACGGGTCGGTCTGA
- a CDS encoding TOBE domain-containing protein, with translation MAGSRDTADAPPGPASSDGPPRQAAAFFVPGGVKHLDTLDLERLAESFTLWAAGARRADSAASRRRVRLIFLVIRHTGARLGEVLAIDDRTDIDLSGGVLVFGGGEGEARREVRLPEVLSRELTRAMADPGLFPFHGRLFHLDQGFVRRKFYERATACGLQKDMANPSALRRSRAIELMRQGAPLLVVQKILGHSTPVLTASYLDFSEKDRRRIERRVLAREAKRKTSARNSFYGKVTRVLQGDMQSIVEIATLGGHSLISVITNESLDILHIRPGTFLTAEIKAPFVVVTAGPTPPATSAENVFCGVVEKVVAGELTGEALVRLADGTRICAAVTAESVRALGLSPGDTAYASCNAFAVVLRAD, from the coding sequence ATGGCGGGTTCTCGGGACACGGCCGACGCGCCCCCGGGGCCGGCATCTTCCGACGGACCGCCGCGCCAGGCCGCCGCCTTTTTCGTGCCGGGCGGGGTCAAGCACCTGGACACCCTGGACCTGGAACGCCTGGCCGAGTCGTTCACCCTGTGGGCCGCTGGCGCGCGTCGCGCCGATTCGGCCGCGTCGCGGCGGCGGGTGCGACTGATCTTCCTGGTCATCAGGCATACCGGGGCCAGGCTGGGCGAGGTTCTGGCCATAGACGACCGGACCGACATAGACCTGTCGGGCGGGGTGCTCGTGTTCGGCGGGGGCGAGGGGGAGGCGCGCCGCGAGGTGCGCCTGCCCGAGGTCCTGTCCCGGGAGTTGACCCGGGCCATGGCCGACCCCGGGCTTTTCCCCTTTCACGGCCGCCTGTTTCATCTGGACCAGGGTTTCGTGCGCCGCAAGTTCTACGAGCGGGCCACGGCCTGCGGCCTGCAAAAGGACATGGCCAACCCGAGCGCGCTACGGCGGTCCAGGGCCATCGAGCTCATGCGCCAAGGCGCGCCGCTTCTGGTGGTGCAAAAGATCCTCGGCCACTCCACCCCGGTTTTGACCGCCTCCTACCTGGATTTTTCCGAAAAGGACCGCCGGCGCATCGAACGCCGGGTGCTGGCCCGGGAGGCCAAACGCAAGACCAGCGCCCGAAACTCCTTTTACGGCAAGGTGACCCGGGTCCTCCAGGGGGACATGCAGTCCATCGTGGAGATTGCCACCCTTGGCGGCCATAGCCTGATCTCGGTCATCACCAACGAGAGCCTGGATATCCTGCACATCCGCCCGGGCACGTTTCTCACGGCCGAGATCAAGGCCCCCTTCGTGGTGGTCACGGCCGGCCCAACCCCTCCGGCCACCAGCGCCGAGAACGTGTTTTGCGGGGTGGTGGAAAAGGTGGTGGCCGGGGAACTGACGGGCGAGGCCCTGGTGCGCCTGGCCGACGGCACCCGGATCTGCGCGGCGGTCACGGCCGAAAGCGTGCGCGCCCTGGGGCTGTCGCCCGGGGATACGGCGTACGCCTCGTGCAACGCCTTCGCCGTGGTGCTGCGCGCGGACTGA
- a CDS encoding DNA internalization-related competence protein ComEC/Rec2, with protein sequence MQRSPPPPLLPWQILLVCAACGILAVRVPVGAGAACLAVALLAAVTGSKRGCLALVPVAFGLGLGAAWLALPAPPTRLAAVVLTGKKIALTGRVASVDALPDNRLTVILDEVRHEPAASDPDGPAAGGRLPGRLALSWDLPAWRPSPGDTLGLSARVRPVGGFKNPGGYDAAFARRTQGIFVRAYARGDAVRLIEASDSPFRGLRESLRQGIVSAVPRLPATGDGVADRPPGRGRDQRVPDEPQAGKTGHPAPDDPPASGDAPDAPDRAQRIPNQPPAGIRPFTDAPPPPDAERLAPEPRPTPGGAMLLALLTGDRSLLTNTDMDLVRRASLAHALALSGMHVGYVAAIGWLLAHLAGRIRPRIFLRLPRHKLSVALAAPLVLGYVWVGGFSPTLVRATLMFGCFGLLILLDKKRVVLDGLFLALAVILAVSPLAALNLSLELSVLAVAGLAVFWPLGRAIFERLPVPPRLRPAAFWLFSIFWTSLSAEAAILPLLALEFGEISPHAYLNAVWLPVLGLVVMPLGLAGLLTSLVWPEAAALFYVPAAYACDALMGMLSWQDGLGLLGTITVLRPLWPEIVGYFVLLAGLALWWRAPGADRPSRRAVLALGLALLMVPAVRQGLLDLSDRVTLTMLDVGQGQALVVEVPGGRRILVDGGGGTFGTFDMGRAVTGPALAYGRSPELWGMILTHGHADHAQGLTWPLSRFDVGFFGQSASPDAGEPDAALTSALAASGPRPRVLAAGDRLDFGNGIRLEVLHPPAGHRGKANDASVVLRLVGNGRGLALLCGDIEKKAIRALLASGRDLTAEVLVLPHHGSASSLSRAFYRAVKPQAAFISCGEYNRFRYPSGKVLAELSRLRCPVHVTAARGAVTAVWSDDDPARITAFVPAPAGPVSLPGQ encoded by the coding sequence ATGCAAAGGTCCCCCCCGCCGCCGCTTCTGCCCTGGCAGATTCTTCTCGTCTGCGCCGCCTGCGGCATCCTGGCCGTACGCGTGCCTGTGGGGGCCGGCGCCGCCTGCCTGGCCGTAGCGCTTCTTGCCGCCGTCACCGGCTCGAAACGGGGCTGCCTCGCGCTCGTCCCGGTGGCCTTCGGCCTGGGCCTGGGCGCGGCCTGGCTGGCCCTGCCCGCCCCGCCGACGCGGCTTGCGGCCGTGGTCCTGACCGGAAAAAAAATCGCCCTGACCGGCCGGGTGGCCTCGGTGGACGCCCTGCCCGACAACCGGCTGACCGTCATCCTGGACGAGGTACGCCATGAGCCCGCCGCGTCCGATCCCGACGGCCCGGCTGCCGGCGGCAGGCTGCCCGGCCGCCTGGCCCTCTCCTGGGACCTGCCGGCCTGGCGGCCGTCCCCCGGGGACACGCTCGGCCTTTCGGCCCGGGTGCGGCCCGTGGGCGGGTTCAAGAATCCCGGGGGCTACGACGCGGCCTTTGCCCGGCGCACGCAGGGGATCTTCGTGCGGGCCTACGCCCGGGGCGACGCGGTGCGCCTGATCGAGGCCTCGGACAGCCCCTTCCGGGGCCTTCGCGAATCGTTGCGCCAGGGCATCGTGTCGGCCGTGCCGCGCCTGCCGGCGACGGGGGATGGTGTTGCGGACCGCCCGCCGGGGCGCGGCCGGGACCAACGCGTCCCGGACGAGCCCCAGGCCGGGAAGACGGGCCATCCCGCCCCGGACGATCCCCCGGCGTCCGGCGACGCCCCGGATGCCCCGGACCGGGCTCAGCGCATCCCGAATCAGCCCCCGGCCGGGATACGGCCCTTCACGGACGCCCCACCCCCCCCGGACGCGGAACGTCTGGCCCCGGAACCTCGGCCCACCCCGGGCGGGGCCATGCTCCTGGCCCTTTTGACCGGGGATCGGTCCCTGCTGACGAATACGGACATGGACCTGGTGCGCCGGGCATCCCTGGCCCACGCCCTGGCCCTGTCCGGCATGCACGTGGGCTACGTGGCCGCGATCGGCTGGCTTTTGGCCCATCTGGCCGGCCGGATACGGCCGCGCATCTTTCTGCGCCTGCCCCGGCACAAGCTGTCCGTGGCCCTGGCCGCGCCCCTGGTGCTTGGCTACGTGTGGGTCGGCGGGTTTTCCCCCACCCTGGTCCGGGCCACACTCATGTTCGGCTGTTTCGGCCTGCTGATCCTCCTGGACAAAAAACGGGTGGTCCTGGACGGGCTGTTCCTGGCCCTGGCCGTCATCCTGGCCGTCTCGCCGCTGGCGGCCCTGAACCTGAGCCTTGAGCTCTCGGTCCTGGCCGTGGCCGGGCTGGCCGTGTTCTGGCCCCTGGGCCGGGCGATCTTCGAGCGCCTGCCCGTTCCCCCGCGCCTTCGCCCGGCGGCCTTCTGGCTTTTCAGCATCTTTTGGACCTCGCTTAGCGCCGAGGCGGCCATCCTGCCCCTTCTGGCCCTGGAATTCGGGGAGATAAGCCCCCATGCGTACCTCAACGCCGTGTGGCTTCCGGTCCTGGGGCTGGTGGTCATGCCCCTGGGGCTGGCCGGGCTTCTGACCTCGCTCGTCTGGCCGGAGGCGGCCGCGCTGTTCTACGTGCCGGCCGCGTATGCCTGTGACGCGCTCATGGGGATGTTGTCCTGGCAGGACGGCCTGGGGCTTCTTGGCACGATCACCGTCCTGCGGCCCTTGTGGCCTGAAATCGTGGGCTATTTCGTCCTTCTCGCCGGACTGGCTTTGTGGTGGCGCGCCCCGGGGGCGGACCGCCCGTCGCGGCGGGCCGTTTTGGCCTTGGGATTGGCGCTCCTGATGGTCCCGGCGGTCCGCCAGGGCCTGCTCGATCTTTCGGACCGGGTCACGCTGACCATGCTCGACGTGGGCCAGGGCCAGGCCCTGGTCGTCGAGGTCCCGGGCGGCCGGCGCATCCTGGTGGACGGCGGCGGCGGGACCTTCGGGACCTTCGACATGGGCCGCGCCGTGACCGGTCCGGCCCTGGCCTACGGCCGATCCCCGGAGCTTTGGGGCATGATCCTGACCCACGGCCACGCCGACCACGCCCAGGGGCTTACCTGGCCGCTATCGCGATTCGACGTGGGCTTTTTCGGCCAAAGCGCGTCGCCCGACGCCGGGGAGCCGGACGCGGCGCTCACGTCGGCCCTGGCCGCGTCCGGGCCGCGCCCCCGGGTGCTTGCGGCGGGGGACAGGCTGGATTTCGGAAACGGCATCCGCCTGGAGGTGCTGCACCCGCCGGCCGGCCACCGGGGCAAGGCCAACGACGCCTCGGTGGTCCTGCGGCTGGTCGGAAACGGCCGGGGATTGGCGCTTTTGTGCGGGGACATCGAGAAAAAGGCCATCCGCGCGCTTCTGGCCTCGGGCCGGGACCTGACGGCCGAGGTGCTGGTCCTGCCCCACCACGGCTCGGCATCGAGCCTCAGCCGGGCCTTCTACCGGGCCGTGAAACCACAGGCGGCATTCATCAGTTGCGGGGAATACAACCGTTTCCGCTATCCGTCGGGCAAGGTCCTGGCGGAGCTGTCCAGACTGCGCTGCCCGGTCCACGTCACGGCCGCCCGGGGGGCGGTCACGGCCGTCTGGAGCGACGACGATCCGGCCCGGATAACGGCCTTTGTCCCGGCCCCGGCCGGGCCGGTCTCCCTGCCCGGGCAATGA
- a CDS encoding ABC transporter ATP-binding protein, translated as MVRVEKVCKSYMTRVGPRPVLKDISFSIKKGDKLGILGCNGAGKSTLIRLISGTELPSSGHIHRGMNLSWPLAFQGGFVGGLSGVENLRFICRIYNVEYQAALESVKEFSELGIYLREPVKTYSAGMRARLAFAISLAVDFDCYLIDEISAVGDKRFNTRCRKAFFDTRKDRSIIMVSHFYGVIKEYCNMIGVLEQGKFIYFDDVKEAMKYYDVSLQTKHITF; from the coding sequence ATGGTAAGGGTTGAGAAGGTCTGCAAATCATACATGACCCGCGTCGGGCCACGGCCCGTTCTGAAGGACATCTCCTTCAGCATCAAGAAGGGGGACAAGCTCGGCATACTCGGCTGCAACGGCGCGGGGAAATCCACCCTGATCCGGCTCATCAGCGGCACGGAACTCCCCTCGTCCGGCCATATTCATCGCGGCATGAACCTGTCCTGGCCCCTGGCCTTCCAGGGGGGCTTCGTCGGAGGGCTTTCCGGCGTGGAGAACCTGCGGTTCATCTGCCGTATCTACAACGTCGAGTACCAGGCGGCGCTGGAGTCCGTGAAGGAGTTTTCCGAACTGGGAATATATCTTCGGGAACCGGTGAAGACCTATTCCGCCGGCATGCGTGCCCGATTGGCGTTCGCCATCTCCCTGGCCGTGGATTTCGACTGCTACCTGATCGACGAGATATCCGCCGTCGGCGACAAGCGCTTCAATACCCGATGCCGCAAGGCCTTTTTCGATACCAGGAAGGATCGGTCGATCATCATGGTGTCCCACTTTTATGGTGTCATCAAGGAATATTGCAACATGATCGGGGTCCTTGAGCAAGGAAAATTCATCTATTTCGATGACGTCAAAGAAGCCATGAAGTATTACGACGTGTCCCTCCAGACCAAGCATATCACGTTTTAA